From the genome of Triticum aestivum cultivar Chinese Spring chromosome 3B, IWGSC CS RefSeq v2.1, whole genome shotgun sequence, one region includes:
- the LOC123064567 gene encoding E3 ubiquitin-protein ligase SINA-like 3, with amino-acid sequence MDGATSSKRRVEAPGQEESSCKRQNVTMGMDALDCPVCFHPLRPPIYQCSVGHFICSSCRPKLVRNNCHLCSAETTFKRCLGMERLMESVMVPCSNAKYGCAEKLTYYQEEEHEKACPSAPCFCPASSCSFAGPTDALLEHFASQHKWPCTTIKYSEDVNFSLEPGLHFLRIKDREIFLLNVALEAFGHAISVVCIQPKATNSKFKCRMSYGSFLTDYYQISVYKIRSSSLSDGLPKGYNLILPKDEIADDGKGTLLTFSIDDPNPKVKAREPICLKPIRGV; translated from the exons ATGGATGGTGCTACCTCTAGCAAGAGACGAGTAGAAGCCCCGGGACAGGAGGAGAGCAGCTGCAAGAGGCAGAATGTCACCATGGGGATGGACGCCCTCGACTGCCCCGTCTGCTTTCATCCCCTCCGACCTCCGATATACCAG TGTTCTGTGGGGCATTTCATATGCTCTTCTTGCCGTCCCAAGCTCGTGCGCAACAATTGTCACTTATGCTCTGCTGAAACTACCTTCAAGCGCTGTTTAGGGATGGAACGTCTCATGGAATCAGTCATGGTCCCTTGCTCCAATGCAAAATATGGATGCGCAGAGAAGCTCACCTACTACCAGGAAGAAGAGCACGAGAAGGCATGCCCGAGCGCCCCATGTTTCTGCCCGGCGTCCAGCTGCAGCTTTGCAGGGCCAACAGACGCCCTCCTTGAACATTTCGCCTCCCAGCACAAGTGGCCGTGTACAACCATCAAATACTCCGAAGATGTTAACTTCAGCCTAGAACCAGGTCTACATTTTCTTCGTATCAAAGACAGGGAAATTTTCCTGCTCAACGTGGCACTAGAGGCATTCGGGCATGCCATCTCTGTCGTCTGCATCCAACCTAAAGCTACAAACTCCAAGTTCAAGTGTAGGATGTCCTATGGTTCCTTTTTGACAGACTATTATCAGATATCAGTTTACAAGATACGAAGCTCATCGTTGTCTGATGGGCTACCGAAGGGATACAACTTAATTCTGCCTAAAGATGAGATAGCTGATGATGGAAAGGGTACCTTGCTTACGTTCTCCATTGATGATCCTAATCCTAAAGTAAAGGCGCGTGAGCCCATATGTCTGAAACCAATACGCGGTGTATGA